The following are encoded together in the Candidatus Methylomirabilis oxygeniifera genome:
- a CDS encoding conserved exported protein of unknown function (Evidence 4 : Homologs of previously reported genes of unknown function): MSPSTISFLGRLSPLHRFRKLLIWFGAVFAAMILFAFFGLPPLARSFLIRTLSETLHREVTIQQIKINPFALSLTIRGVTVKDRETPETFASFDQLFINLQSFSAFRLALILKEVRLDRPYIRIVHHQDGSYNFSDLLGAGSSDQGGNAAPPKFSLNNIQIVGGSVDLIDQPKQTSHTVRDANIAIPFLSNFPHYLETSVEPRLSATINGSQYALEGKTKPFASSRQTTFDIDIADLDIPHYLAYVPIEANFKIRSGKLTVKAQLSFVQHQRQTLTVEGRFALRQVSVSDAQGQPLLTFPLLDLSLASTEPLAGLFHVASVTLESPELFIRRDPNGITNIQSLFPRNPDSSTDVKAQDAPAPAVVDIDAFQLSKGILSFSDAAAGMPSKTEKPSGDDAPAEPVGIVASDINARLDNLSTATGRQGTTAVSFRLNKGGTASVEGPLGLTPLSAQLAVRVKAIDLRPFQPYFTDRVKIHVTKGALSTDGNLSLSYPEGSGMQAAYRGKLSVAGFGSVDKAHAQEFLAWQSLAFGDLDVGYNPTYVHIAKVALTDFYARLIVHPDGSVNLAQIMEKGTREEKPASPDTSTTTPPPTTAETSGQAGTDVRIRTITLQGGRISFSDASVKPPYSMDLAELGGRVSGLSSGETTLADVELRGKVNQFAPLEIVGKINPLREDLYVDLKARFKDMDLSPMTPYSGKYVGYTIEKGKLSFDLNYQIAKRKLDSTNTLFLDQFTLGEQVESPTATNLPVRLAIALLKNRNGEIHLDLPVSGSLDDPQFSVWKVVLQILVNLIAKAATAPFALLGALMGGGEELGYLEYEPGTATVSDANAKKIETLVKALYERPTLKLDIEGHADIEKDREGLRQGQFMRKLKVQKFKQRLKQGQPSIPADELSLEPAEYEPYLKLAYKAETFPKPRNILGFAKDLPIPEMEKLMLTHIQITDDDLRLLVAHRALKVKEAILQSNKVESERLFIIEPKSLAPEKRNALKQSRVDFRIR; the protein is encoded by the coding sequence ATGAGCCCTTCGACGATATCGTTCTTGGGCCGACTGTCGCCCCTGCACCGTTTCCGGAAACTACTCATCTGGTTCGGCGCGGTCTTTGCTGCCATGATACTGTTTGCGTTCTTTGGGCTGCCTCCGCTTGCGAGATCATTTCTGATACGAACATTGTCGGAGACGCTGCACCGCGAGGTCACGATCCAACAGATCAAGATCAATCCTTTCGCGCTCTCACTCACCATCAGAGGTGTCACGGTCAAGGACCGCGAGACACCCGAAACGTTCGCGTCGTTCGATCAACTCTTCATTAATCTCCAGAGTTTTTCCGCGTTTCGTCTGGCGCTGATCCTGAAGGAGGTGCGCCTGGACCGGCCCTATATTCGGATCGTGCACCATCAGGACGGCTCCTACAACTTCTCCGATCTCTTGGGCGCAGGCAGTTCGGATCAAGGCGGCAATGCTGCCCCGCCGAAGTTTTCATTGAATAATATCCAGATCGTAGGCGGCAGCGTCGACCTCATCGATCAGCCAAAGCAGACAAGTCACACCGTCAGAGACGCGAATATCGCGATCCCGTTTCTCTCAAACTTCCCCCACTACCTGGAGACATCTGTCGAACCACGATTGTCGGCGACGATCAACGGCAGTCAGTATGCCCTTGAAGGTAAGACAAAACCGTTTGCCTCCTCTCGGCAGACCACTTTCGATATCGATATCGCCGATCTCGATATTCCCCACTATCTCGCGTATGTACCGATCGAGGCCAACTTCAAGATCCGTTCAGGGAAGTTGACCGTTAAGGCGCAACTCTCCTTCGTTCAACACCAAAGGCAGACCTTGACGGTAGAAGGTCGCTTCGCACTGCGGCAGGTCTCCGTAAGCGACGCGCAGGGGCAACCGCTCCTTACGTTCCCGCTTCTGGACCTCTCGCTCGCGTCCACGGAACCCCTTGCCGGGCTCTTTCATGTGGCATCCGTAACGCTGGAATCACCGGAACTGTTCATCAGACGCGATCCCAATGGGATAACGAATATCCAGTCCCTCTTTCCCCGTAATCCGGATTCCTCCACCGATGTCAAGGCTCAAGATGCGCCCGCCCCTGCCGTAGTGGATATCGACGCGTTTCAACTGAGTAAGGGGATACTTTCCTTTTCGGATGCGGCTGCGGGGATGCCATCCAAAACTGAGAAGCCTTCCGGGGATGACGCCCCTGCCGAGCCGGTCGGCATCGTAGCCTCGGACATCAACGCGAGGCTCGATAACCTCTCGACCGCAACGGGCCGCCAGGGTACAACCGCCGTCTCTTTTCGCCTGAACAAGGGGGGAACGGCCTCAGTTGAGGGTCCGCTCGGTCTGACGCCACTATCCGCCCAATTGGCCGTACGCGTCAAAGCGATCGATCTCCGCCCATTTCAACCCTATTTCACTGATCGGGTCAAGATCCACGTCACGAAAGGCGCCCTGTCAACCGACGGCAATCTGTCGTTAAGCTACCCGGAAGGCTCCGGTATGCAGGCTGCCTACAGGGGAAAACTGTCCGTCGCCGGCTTCGGATCAGTCGATAAGGCGCACGCGCAGGAGTTCCTCGCCTGGCAGTCGCTCGCGTTCGGCGACCTCGATGTCGGCTACAATCCGACATACGTCCATATCGCTAAGGTTGCGCTAACCGACTTCTATGCCCGTCTGATTGTTCATCCGGATGGCTCGGTCAATCTTGCCCAGATTATGGAGAAGGGAACCCGCGAGGAAAAGCCGGCGTCCCCGGATACGTCAACGACCACCCCGCCGCCTACCACTGCTGAGACCTCCGGTCAAGCCGGCACCGATGTCCGGATCCGGACGATTACGCTTCAAGGCGGACGCATTAGTTTCTCGGACGCTTCAGTGAAACCGCCTTATTCCATGGACTTGGCAGAACTCGGTGGGAGGGTGTCCGGACTGTCGTCAGGTGAAACTACTCTTGCGGATGTTGAACTCAGGGGCAAGGTCAATCAGTTTGCGCCCCTTGAGATCGTGGGGAAGATCAATCCGCTGCGCGAAGACCTTTATGTGGACCTGAAGGCCAGGTTCAAGGACATGGACCTCAGTCCCATGACCCCTTACTCCGGAAAATATGTCGGCTACACGATCGAGAAGGGCAAGCTTTCCTTCGATCTGAATTATCAGATTGCCAAACGGAAGCTGGATTCCACAAATACTCTGTTTCTGGATCAGTTTACCCTGGGGGAGCAGGTGGAAAGTCCGACCGCAACCAACTTGCCGGTCAGATTGGCCATCGCCTTGCTTAAGAATAGAAATGGCGAGATCCATCTTGATCTCCCGGTAAGCGGCAGCCTCGATGATCCTCAGTTCAGCGTCTGGAAGGTCGTGCTACAGATCCTCGTCAACCTCATCGCAAAAGCGGCGACGGCTCCATTCGCCCTGCTCGGAGCACTGATGGGGGGTGGGGAAGAACTGGGATATCTTGAGTACGAACCAGGGACCGCGACCGTCTCGGATGCGAACGCCAAAAAAATTGAGACGCTGGTCAAGGCGCTGTATGAGCGGCCCACGCTGAAGCTCGACATCGAAGGCCATGCTGATATTGAGAAGGACAGAGAAGGACTGCGGCAGGGTCAGTTCATGAGAAAGCTGAAGGTTCAGAAATTCAAACAGCGCCTCAAGCAAGGGCAGCCGTCGATCCCGGCGGACGAACTGAGCCTTGAACCCGCTGAGTACGAGCCATACCTGAAACTGGCGTACAAAGCGGAAACATTTCCCAAGCCACGCAACATCTTAGGCTTTGCAAAAGATCTCCCGATTCCAGAAATGGAGAAGCTGATGCTGACCCACATTCAGATCACCGATGACGACTTGCGGCTGCTGGTCGCTCACCGCGCCCTGAAGGTAAAGGAGGCCATCCTGCAATCCAATAAGGTCGAATCGGAACGCCTGTTCATTATCGAACCCAAGTCGCTCGCGCCTGAGAAACGCAACGCGCTGAAGCAAAGCCGCGTTGATTTCAGGATCCGCTAA
- a CDS encoding MscS Mechanosensitive ion channel, whose product MTMSPTDLVIDLTIRYGFKVLGAMIILAAGLLVARWIGNVVHSWVSRQQIEPPVRILIVRTIRVVVILLTFVVAVDNLGIQISPFLAGLGVAGIGLGLALQGVLSNVIAGLTIIFTKPYRVGEYIDVLGEEGEVKSIDLFSTILVHPDLSKVVIPNRKIVGEILHNFGAMRQMNMKVGVAYGTDLNDTMGLVRQILEDSAYVLKEPIPLVGITMLDDSAIVISVRPWVKVDDYETAQAELYQTIVERFQDSRIAIPFPQREVRLVSEP is encoded by the coding sequence ATGACCATGTCGCCGACAGACCTCGTAATCGACCTCACCATCCGTTACGGATTCAAGGTTCTCGGGGCCATGATCATCCTGGCGGCCGGTCTGCTCGTGGCCCGATGGATCGGGAATGTCGTTCACTCATGGGTGTCACGCCAGCAGATTGAGCCTCCAGTTCGTATCCTGATCGTCCGCACGATCCGTGTGGTCGTGATTCTCCTGACATTTGTGGTAGCCGTCGATAACCTGGGGATTCAGATCTCCCCGTTCCTCGCCGGCCTGGGTGTGGCGGGGATTGGCCTTGGACTGGCACTTCAAGGCGTCTTAAGCAACGTCATTGCCGGACTGACGATTATTTTTACAAAGCCGTACCGTGTCGGCGAGTATATCGATGTGCTAGGGGAGGAGGGCGAGGTGAAGTCGATCGACCTTTTTTCAACGATACTCGTTCATCCGGATCTGTCAAAGGTCGTTATTCCCAATCGCAAGATTGTTGGAGAGATCCTGCACAATTTTGGCGCCATGCGTCAAATGAACATGAAAGTAGGCGTCGCGTACGGCACGGATCTGAACGATACGATGGGGCTCGTGCGACAGATACTTGAGGACAGCGCATATGTGCTGAAGGAGCCGATTCCGCTGGTGGGTATCACTATGCTCGATGATTCGGCCATCGTCATCTCCGTCCGTCCGTGGGTCAAGGTCGACGATTACGAGACTGCCCAGGCGGAGCTTTACCAGACCATTGTGGAACGATTTCAGGACAGTCGCATCGCCATCCCGTTTCCACAACGGGAGGTGCGTCTGGTGTCCGAGCCATGA
- a CDS encoding conserved exported protein of unknown function (Evidence 4 : Homologs of previously reported genes of unknown function) encodes MQKKFRTRCATLVLCLLTLILADRQQAAAQGQNVPAPRWWPFTQPFTGFGSGPQDGLDAGTIGSGLKEALRIGTQNAVALTGRSNGYFGNPAIRILMPQQLQMLETTMRMAGYGYQVDALIQSMNQAAERAAPAAAQIFTDALSAMTFDDARTILAGGETAATDYFKVKTSNQLIAAFRPVVEQTMNEVGVVRQYKDLIALYQSIPFVKSTAFDIDQYVVSQGLGGLFHVLGEEERKIRTDPTARVTDLLKEVFSR; translated from the coding sequence ATGCAAAAGAAATTTAGAACACGATGTGCTACACTCGTCCTGTGCCTCCTGACGCTTATCCTCGCCGATCGACAACAGGCAGCCGCGCAAGGGCAGAATGTTCCGGCTCCCCGATGGTGGCCCTTCACTCAGCCTTTCACGGGCTTCGGGTCAGGCCCGCAGGACGGGCTCGATGCTGGAACGATCGGCTCAGGCCTGAAAGAGGCGTTACGGATCGGCACGCAGAATGCCGTTGCGTTGACCGGGAGGTCGAATGGATACTTCGGCAACCCGGCGATCAGGATTCTGATGCCGCAACAACTTCAAATGCTGGAGACCACGATGCGGATGGCCGGGTACGGCTATCAGGTAGATGCGTTGATACAAAGCATGAATCAGGCTGCTGAGCGGGCGGCTCCAGCCGCTGCGCAGATCTTCACCGATGCCCTCTCTGCGATGACGTTCGATGATGCCCGTACGATCCTCGCCGGAGGCGAGACGGCAGCCACAGACTACTTTAAGGTCAAGACCTCGAACCAGTTGATCGCCGCCTTTCGGCCGGTCGTCGAGCAGACGATGAATGAGGTCGGCGTCGTTCGGCAATACAAGGACCTGATCGCGCTGTATCAATCCATCCCTTTCGTAAAGAGTACGGCATTTGACATCGATCAGTATGTCGTCTCTCAGGGTCTCGGCGGACTGTTCCATGTATTGGGTGAAGAGGAACGCAAGATCAGGACCGATCCGACGGCTCGCGTGACCGATCTTCTCAAAGAGGTCTTCTCCAGATAA
- the mscL gene encoding mechanosensitive channel (Evidence 2a : Function of homologous gene experimentally demonstrated in an other organism; PubMedId : 8890153; Product type t : transporter): protein MLKEFKEFVMRGNVLDMAIGIVIGAAFGKIVSSFVADILMPPVGLLVGKADFSGLFVDLSGNNHPTLAAAKAAGAATINYGVFLNTVSDFLIVAFAIFLLIRQINRMKRKPEAAPVAPTTKSCPHCLSSIHLEATRCAYCTSAI, encoded by the coding sequence ATGCTTAAGGAGTTCAAAGAATTCGTGATGCGCGGAAATGTCCTCGACATGGCCATCGGGATCGTTATCGGCGCCGCCTTCGGCAAGATCGTCAGTTCTTTTGTAGCCGATATTCTTATGCCCCCCGTCGGCCTCTTGGTCGGCAAGGCCGATTTTTCCGGCCTGTTCGTCGATCTCTCCGGCAATAACCATCCAACGCTCGCCGCAGCCAAGGCTGCGGGTGCGGCCACCATCAATTACGGAGTGTTCCTGAACACCGTGTCGGATTTCCTGATCGTGGCCTTTGCGATCTTCCTGCTGATCAGGCAAATCAACCGCATGAAAAGGAAGCCTGAAGCAGCGCCGGTCGCACCGACGACAAAGTCGTGCCCTCACTGTCTGTCTAGTATTCACCTGGAGGCCACGCGCTGCGCTTACTGCACATCTGCAATCTAA
- a CDS encoding protein of unknown function (Evidence 5 : No homology to any previously reported sequences), which yields MRYAISELCQHPVMKQSALAPAFRRCYDSQRPRFGSYYRDPMLPQKLSKTLAIDTLDRRPLGKFRNLFGKEAGCDEDALQCAFSAHRIAQSNNPDGGDRHFRRGQDATDDVAAAGDRLGVDRDDVDLPVSVAMAARDRQARLLQKADAEALKLLRRESFQLLLLGAPGLIVGLFSSHRRGGTIEEKDQAQTEQDGSRHQNEHAPRSSRTVDTQADGPWGVRL from the coding sequence GTGCGATACGCGATCAGTGAATTGTGCCAACACCCGGTTATGAAGCAATCGGCGCTTGCGCCCGCTTTCCGGCGTTGCTATGATTCGCAGCGACCTCGATTCGGTTCATACTATAGAGATCCTATGCTCCCGCAGAAGCTGTCGAAGACGCTGGCCATTGATACGCTCGATAGGCGGCCCCTCGGCAAGTTTCGGAACCTCTTCGGAAAAGAAGCCGGTTGTGATGAAGATGCCCTTCAATGCGCCTTCAGCGCGCACCGCATCGCTCAGAGCAATAATCCGGATGGAGGAGATCGGCATTTCAGGCGGGGTCAGGACGCAACGGACGATGTAGCTGCCGCCGGTGATCGGTTGGGGGTTGACCGCGATGACGTCGATCTCCCCGTGTCGGTCGCGATGGCAGCCCGTGATCGACAGGCCCGTCTGCTCCAGAAGGCGGACGCAGAGGCGCTCAAACTGCTCCGGCGAGAGTCGTTCCAACTGTTGCTGCTCGGCGCCCCTGGGTTGATAGTAGGCCTTTTCAGCAGCCATCGGCGAGGCGGAACGATTGAGGAAAAAGATCAGGCCCAGACCGAGCAGGATGGCAGCCGTCACCAGAATGAACATGCGCCTCGCTCTTCAAGGACCGTAGATACTCAGGCAGATGGACCATGGGGCGTTAGACTGTAG
- a CDS encoding exported protein of unknown function (Evidence 5 : No homology to any previously reported sequences) — protein sequence MFILVTAAILLGLGLIFFLNRSASPMAAEKAYYQPRGAEQQQLERLSPEQFERLCVRLLEQTGLSITGCHRDRHGEIDVIAVNPQPITGGSYIVRCVLTPPEMPISSIRIIALSDAVRAEGALKGIFITTGFFSEEVPKLAEGPPIERINGQRLRQLLREHRISIV from the coding sequence ATGTTCATTCTGGTGACGGCTGCCATCCTGCTCGGTCTGGGCCTGATCTTTTTCCTCAATCGTTCCGCCTCGCCGATGGCTGCTGAAAAGGCCTACTATCAACCCAGGGGCGCCGAGCAGCAACAGTTGGAACGACTCTCGCCGGAGCAGTTTGAGCGCCTCTGCGTCCGCCTTCTGGAGCAGACGGGCCTGTCGATCACGGGCTGCCATCGCGACCGACACGGGGAGATCGACGTCATCGCGGTCAACCCCCAACCGATCACCGGCGGCAGCTACATCGTCCGTTGCGTCCTGACCCCGCCTGAAATGCCGATCTCCTCCATCCGGATTATTGCTCTGAGCGATGCGGTGCGCGCTGAAGGCGCATTGAAGGGCATCTTCATCACAACCGGCTTCTTTTCCGAAGAGGTTCCGAAACTTGCCGAGGGGCCGCCTATCGAGCGTATCAATGGCCAGCGTCTTCGACAGCTTCTGCGGGAGCATAGGATCTCTATAGTATGA
- a CDS encoding conserved protein of unknown function (Evidence 4 : Homologs of previously reported genes of unknown function), whose translation MENVIAIATQPDNIPIIGMLILTLVCLGSAMKQAFRHDRLIKKGQRDRIFEEMYR comes from the coding sequence ATGGAGAATGTTATCGCCATTGCGACACAGCCGGACAACATCCCGATCATCGGCATGCTGATACTGACGCTGGTGTGTCTTGGATCGGCAATGAAGCAAGCATTTCGCCATGACCGCTTGATCAAAAAGGGTCAAAGAGATCGAATCTTCGAAGAGATGTATCGATAG
- a CDS encoding protein of unknown function (Evidence 5 : No homology to any previously reported sequences), with protein sequence MQWSIYILVISLVLIEQAWGTQPVPIRPGEADQAYQRGVRLQQEGRLAEAIEAFRSTLRLAPTRAFVYVKLKEAYGRGRTGDQVGTELKAKADQDGADFVSWNLLGVLYAKQGRWAEAIAALERTVQIQPADVDAWTNLGWLSSELKQSQKAREAFRRALALDSAYGRAHAGLAGLYAETEGEYDKAIEEYRLALAAEPGNSDYLYDMGWVYYRKGMTDDALKILTEASTLSPDDPAGRTKIGWARLRRKEYQVAIEEFERALRAQPEYTFARFGLARALQAEGNDDAAVVEYKRAWREANNDVYLLYLVRLYLQRNLWAVFLAVIFTAGLTLVWLIRRRRLPQDPQATFGK encoded by the coding sequence ATGCAATGGTCGATATACATCCTCGTAATCAGCTTGGTCCTGATCGAGCAGGCCTGGGGGACTCAGCCCGTGCCGATTCGGCCCGGTGAAGCCGACCAGGCGTATCAACGTGGCGTACGGCTGCAGCAGGAGGGACGGCTGGCGGAGGCGATTGAGGCATTCCGATCCACCCTTCGGCTCGCGCCCACGCGGGCCTTCGTCTATGTGAAGCTGAAGGAGGCCTATGGTCGCGGACGGACCGGCGATCAGGTCGGTACAGAGCTTAAGGCGAAGGCCGATCAGGACGGCGCCGATTTCGTTTCCTGGAATCTGCTTGGTGTTCTGTATGCGAAGCAAGGGCGCTGGGCCGAGGCCATAGCGGCACTTGAACGGACGGTACAGATCCAGCCTGCAGATGTCGATGCATGGACGAATCTCGGATGGCTTTCATCGGAATTAAAGCAGAGTCAGAAGGCGCGTGAAGCGTTCCGTCGAGCCCTTGCGCTCGATTCTGCCTATGGGCGCGCTCATGCCGGCCTGGCAGGTCTCTATGCCGAGACGGAAGGCGAGTATGACAAGGCGATAGAGGAGTACCGGCTCGCATTAGCGGCTGAGCCGGGGAATTCGGACTATCTGTACGATATGGGGTGGGTGTACTACCGGAAGGGGATGACCGACGACGCGCTGAAGATCTTGACAGAGGCGTCAACCTTGAGTCCGGACGATCCGGCGGGACGGACGAAGATCGGGTGGGCGCGGCTTCGGCGGAAGGAGTATCAGGTTGCAATTGAAGAGTTTGAGCGGGCATTGCGAGCGCAGCCGGAGTACACCTTCGCTCGGTTCGGGTTGGCGCGGGCGCTGCAGGCCGAAGGAAACGACGACGCGGCCGTTGTGGAGTATAAGCGGGCTTGGCGGGAGGCCAATAACGATGTCTACCTCTTGTATCTTGTCAGACTCTATCTGCAACGCAACCTCTGGGCTGTATTCCTGGCTGTGATATTCACGGCAGGTCTGACGCTCGTATGGCTCATACGGCGCAGACGCCTTCCGCAGGATCCTCAGGCTACGTTCGGAAAGTGA
- a CDS encoding protein of unknown function (Evidence 5 : No homology to any previously reported sequences): protein MPNMLTLRPICINKRFLVVAHFVLGIVHLTKHKVISMIPIYGQLTGFYRVRSIVIVGNYQASLVLATSRICDLSRRV, encoded by the coding sequence GTGCCGAACATGCTTACGCTGCGCCCCATCTGCATCAATAAGAGATTTCTCGTCGTCGCGCATTTTGTTCTCGGAATTGTTCACTTGACAAAGCATAAGGTGATCTCTATGATTCCAATCTATGGGCAACTTACAGGCTTCTATAGGGTCCGCTCGATTGTTATTGTTGGGAATTATCAAGCGAGCTTGGTCTTGGCTACTTCTCGCATTTGTGACCTTTCCAGGCGCGTATGA
- a CDS encoding protein of unknown function (Evidence 5 : No homology to any previously reported sequences) has translation MGNLQASIGSARLLLLGIIKRAWSWLLLAFVTFPGAYDRYKWIFPHDMQVASMPLWVSLGLLGIGLIYAMFMTYHELNMQAKTMQHQLDPTLDILCGNDPPLEEREILAGSQDVQWRYFRIGIKNIGSTTVEDVVVRLEELYDLASDPPAKSPVPPVILRQMNDNPFNGQYQQSFRLHPGQIQYIDVAWKPEAAVTIDPDQIRLGYAQMSPSLISCRRHELLIQAAGRNVPAKSRWFFVDVNQDGQLIFGPKN, from the coding sequence ATGGGCAACTTACAGGCTTCTATAGGGTCCGCTCGATTGTTATTGTTGGGAATTATCAAGCGAGCTTGGTCTTGGCTACTTCTCGCATTTGTGACCTTTCCAGGCGCGTATGACCGATACAAATGGATTTTTCCGCACGATATGCAGGTAGCGTCAATGCCATTGTGGGTGTCTCTCGGATTGTTGGGAATTGGGCTGATTTACGCAATGTTCATGACCTACCATGAATTGAATATGCAGGCAAAAACCATGCAACACCAACTTGATCCGACCCTTGATATTCTGTGTGGCAACGATCCTCCGCTTGAGGAGCGAGAAATCTTAGCGGGCAGTCAAGATGTGCAATGGCGTTATTTTCGTATTGGCATAAAGAATATAGGAAGCACAACAGTCGAGGATGTTGTCGTCCGTTTAGAGGAGTTATATGACTTAGCATCCGACCCTCCCGCAAAGAGCCCAGTTCCTCCCGTGATATTGAGACAGATGAATGATAATCCATTCAATGGACAATATCAGCAAAGTTTCAGATTGCACCCCGGACAGATTCAGTACATTGACGTTGCGTGGAAGCCAGAGGCTGCTGTGACGATTGACCCCGATCAAATTAGACTGGGGTATGCTCAAATGTCACCTTCCTTAATTTCATGCCGACGCCATGAACTCTTAATACAGGCCGCTGGCAGAAACGTTCCAGCAAAAAGTCGGTGGTTTTTTGTAGATGTGAATCAAGATGGGCAACTTATATTCGGGCCTAAGAATTAG
- a CDS encoding protein of unknown function (Evidence 5 : No homology to any previously reported sequences) translates to MLWRERVEREGFEADGLVLLSFKWLLHDQS, encoded by the coding sequence TTGCTCTGGCGTGAGCGGGTAGAGCGAGAGGGGTTTGAGGCGGACGGACTTGTCTTGCTCAGCTTTAAGTGGTTGCTTCACGATCAGTCCTAA
- a CDS encoding transposase: MRYMPPTFTDLKDMAAIDVARLTEDEARMLLERVRWPNGPTCPHCESRKATRITAKSLKVRDGLLQCNGCRQQFTVTVGTVMERSHITLRQWVQAFHMMCASKKGVSALQLQRTLGLKSYKSAWHLAHRIRFAMREMPMRKLLKGIVEVDETFVGGKTRLGKRGKASERKVPVVALVERGGGGRLHARQVERVTAKTVKTAIRERVRHDAELMTDESSVYYGIGHSFTGGHQTVTHSKGEYARGDVHVNTAESFFALFKRGVHGTFHHLSKTHLHRYCDEFGFRWDHRTVTDGERTVEAIRGSIGKRLVFH, translated from the coding sequence ATGCGCTACATGCCACCAACATTTACCGATCTGAAAGACATGGCCGCGATTGATGTCGCTCGGCTGACAGAAGACGAGGCGCGGATGCTTTTGGAGCGTGTCCGCTGGCCGAATGGCCCGACCTGCCCGCATTGCGAGAGTCGCAAAGCAACACGAATTACGGCGAAGTCCCTGAAGGTCAGGGATGGGCTGCTGCAATGCAATGGGTGCCGTCAGCAGTTTACGGTCACGGTCGGGACCGTCATGGAGCGGTCGCACATTACACTTCGGCAGTGGGTTCAGGCGTTCCATATGATGTGCGCCAGCAAAAAGGGCGTCTCGGCGCTTCAGTTGCAGCGCACCCTTGGGTTGAAATCGTACAAGTCGGCGTGGCACTTGGCCCATCGGATTCGCTTTGCTATGCGCGAAATGCCGATGCGAAAGCTCTTGAAGGGTATCGTCGAGGTGGACGAAACCTTTGTCGGCGGCAAGACGCGATTGGGCAAGCGCGGTAAGGCGTCTGAGCGCAAAGTGCCGGTTGTCGCACTGGTTGAGCGGGGCGGTGGCGGACGGCTCCATGCCCGACAGGTCGAACGGGTCACGGCGAAGACGGTCAAGACCGCTATCCGAGAGCGGGTGCGGCATGATGCCGAACTGATGACCGATGAATCCTCGGTCTACTATGGGATCGGCCATAGCTTTACTGGTGGACATCAGACGGTCACACACTCCAAGGGCGAGTATGCCCGGGGCGACGTGCATGTCAATACGGCTGAATCGTTCTTCGCCCTGTTCAAGCGCGGCGTGCATGGGACGTTTCACCATCTCTCCAAGACGCATCTGCACCGCTACTGCGACGAGTTCGGCTTCCGATGGGATCACCGAACCGTCACGGACGGTGAGCGCACTGTTGAGGCCATTCGCGGCAGCATCGGCAAGCGGTTGGTGTTTCATTGA